Proteins encoded together in one Pseudomonas sp. TCU-HL1 window:
- a CDS encoding helix-turn-helix transcriptional regulator has product MNSIAGSGGSTEPPTGGAIFWVPSTKLSDPTAKHNGGKAMSLPCLVWADLRTNRADPSPVGDLSEQFRIQRVVEMTAIAQSIDQTAPLLSCFEYDYPDLPALKAMRATKLAYPSLPILMLTLHHSEALAVWAFRTRVWDYLVKPITAEELCDRLKPLLSVLPPQRQAQRENAMPAPLIPLESRFGAHNAAQQAAEVALSYVERHYSEPLRLQEVAIFCRMGIYQFSRAFKRTFGLTFREYVCRYRLERSLELLINPHVTVSEVACAVGLPNVSHFTRTFRQRVGITPSQYRRDPCPQNMHSPLQEVHSRPLLRPID; this is encoded by the coding sequence ATGAACAGCATCGCGGGTTCGGGAGGTTCCACTGAGCCGCCGACCGGCGGAGCCATCTTTTGGGTTCCATCCACTAAACTGTCTGACCCGACAGCAAAGCACAACGGGGGCAAGGCGATGAGTTTGCCATGTCTCGTCTGGGCCGATCTTCGCACCAACCGGGCGGACCCCAGCCCCGTAGGTGACTTGAGCGAGCAGTTCCGCATCCAGCGTGTCGTTGAGATGACCGCCATAGCGCAGAGCATCGACCAGACCGCGCCGCTGTTGTCATGCTTCGAGTACGACTACCCCGACCTGCCTGCCCTGAAGGCAATGCGCGCCACCAAGCTGGCCTATCCCTCCCTGCCCATCCTGATGCTCACCCTCCATCACTCGGAAGCCCTGGCCGTCTGGGCGTTTCGCACCAGGGTCTGGGACTACCTGGTAAAACCGATCACGGCCGAAGAGCTCTGCGATCGGCTCAAACCGCTCCTGTCGGTGCTGCCACCGCAGCGGCAAGCGCAGCGGGAAAACGCAATGCCCGCGCCGCTCATCCCGCTGGAAAGCCGCTTCGGTGCCCACAACGCTGCCCAGCAGGCGGCCGAGGTCGCCTTGTCTTACGTGGAGCGCCACTATTCGGAGCCGCTGCGGTTGCAGGAAGTCGCAATTTTCTGCCGGATGGGTATCTACCAATTCAGCCGGGCATTCAAGCGCACCTTCGGCCTGACCTTTCGCGAATACGTCTGCCGCTATCGGCTCGAACGCTCCCTGGAGCTACTGATCAATCCTCACGTCACGGTTTCCGAAGTGGCCTGTGCCGTCGGCCTGCCAAATGTCTCGCACTTCACACGGACCTTTCGCCAGCGTGTCGGCATCACCCCCTCGCAGTATCGACGCGATCCGTGCCCGCAAAATATGCACAGCCCACTGCAAGAGGTGCACAGCAGGCCGCTTTTGCGTCCCATAGACTGA
- a CDS encoding TrmH family RNA methyltransferase, with protein MKLDDIKKLHQKKYRAEFGYFLVEGEHLLLELQKAALQNPLLQNSQLYVTGAYEHWQSPFETHVINDRQMAQIADTKTPQGIIALVPMPATAAPVSAPIHNERAIYLHEIQDPGNLGTILRTLAWFGNFRCLLSPGSVDPYNPKVVRSSMGAIFHAPMELDVELDSLRTRFERIACLDMNGDRVQSASFKTFDCYLFGNEARGVPREQLIALNAQPFTIPGCGTVESLNLAATVNMCAYELNR; from the coding sequence ATGAAACTCGACGACATCAAAAAACTCCACCAGAAAAAATACCGGGCCGAGTTCGGTTATTTTCTGGTGGAGGGCGAACATCTGTTGCTGGAGTTGCAAAAAGCGGCCTTGCAGAATCCGCTGCTACAGAACAGTCAGCTGTATGTAACCGGCGCCTACGAGCACTGGCAAAGCCCGTTTGAAACCCATGTGATCAACGACCGCCAAATGGCGCAGATCGCCGATACCAAAACACCGCAGGGAATTATTGCGCTGGTGCCAATGCCAGCGACAGCCGCGCCGGTTTCTGCCCCCATTCATAACGAGCGCGCCATTTACCTGCATGAAATTCAGGACCCGGGCAATCTCGGCACCATCCTGCGCACGTTGGCGTGGTTCGGTAATTTCCGCTGCCTGCTCAGTCCCGGCAGCGTTGATCCGTATAATCCTAAAGTCGTGCGCTCCAGCATGGGCGCCATTTTTCATGCGCCCATGGAGCTGGATGTGGAATTGGACTCCTTGCGCACGCGCTTTGAGCGCATTGCCTGTCTGGATATGAATGGCGACCGCGTGCAATCCGCCAGTTTTAAAACGTTCGATTGTTATCTGTTCGGCAACGAAGCACGTGGCGTGCCCCGCGAGCAACTGATCGCACTCAACGCCCAACCTTTTACGATTCCCGGTTGTGGCACCGTCGAGTCGCTGAACCTGGCCGCGACGGTCAATATGTGCGCGTACGAATTAAACAGATAG
- a CDS encoding NAD(P)/FAD-dependent oxidoreductase, with protein sequence MIRINELSLPLDHSADELRKAIVKRLNISDADLLNFTVFKRSYDARKKNSVILFIYIIDLETRDEAAILARFADDHNVLPAPDTQYYPVGQAPAHLSERPLVVGFGPCGLFAALLLAQMGFKPIVLERGKDVRSRTKDTWALWRKKVLTPESNVQFGEGGAGLFSDGKLYSQIKDPKFYARKVMHEFVRAGAPDEIMYVSKPHIGTFRLTGVVSAMREEIIALGGEVRFESKVSDLLIDDGQLEGVVLASGETIRSRHVVLALGHSSRDTFRMLHRQGVFIEAKPFAVGFRIEHPQGMIDQARLGKYAGHPELGAADYKLVHHAKNGRAVYSFCMCPGGTVVAATSEPGRVVTNGMSQYSRNERNANAGIVVGINPEQDFPGGPLAGVELQERLESRAYELGGSDYCAPAQLVGDFIRRVPSTEFGEVEPSYKPGVRLGDLAPSLPEYAIEAIREALPAFGKQIRGFDRDDAVLTGIETRTSSPVRITRDNETLQSLNLRGLYPAGEGAGYAGGILSAGVDGIKVAEALAKSLLSEIKKTEVQTN encoded by the coding sequence ATGATTCGCATCAACGAACTGTCTCTGCCCCTCGATCATTCCGCCGATGAGTTGCGCAAGGCCATCGTCAAACGCCTGAATATCAGCGACGCCGATCTGCTGAACTTCACCGTATTCAAGCGCAGCTACGATGCCCGCAAGAAAAACAGCGTCATTCTGTTCATCTACATCATCGATCTGGAGACACGCGACGAGGCGGCAATTCTGGCGCGCTTTGCAGATGACCATAATGTACTTCCAGCCCCGGACACTCAGTACTATCCAGTAGGACAAGCGCCGGCCCATTTGAGCGAGCGGCCGCTGGTCGTGGGCTTTGGCCCCTGTGGATTATTCGCGGCGCTGTTGCTCGCGCAGATGGGGTTTAAACCCATTGTGCTGGAGCGCGGCAAGGATGTGCGCAGCCGCACCAAGGATACCTGGGCACTGTGGCGCAAAAAGGTCCTGACTCCGGAATCCAACGTGCAATTCGGCGAGGGTGGTGCGGGACTGTTCTCGGACGGCAAACTCTACAGCCAGATCAAAGACCCCAAGTTCTACGCCCGCAAGGTGATGCACGAGTTCGTCCGCGCCGGCGCTCCGGACGAGATCATGTACGTGAGCAAGCCGCATATCGGCACCTTCCGACTCACCGGCGTGGTATCCGCCATGCGCGAGGAGATTATCGCCCTCGGCGGCGAGGTGCGGTTTGAAAGCAAAGTTTCCGATCTGCTGATCGACGACGGCCAGCTTGAGGGTGTGGTGCTGGCCAGTGGCGAAACAATCCGCAGTCGCCATGTTGTGCTAGCGCTGGGCCACAGCTCCCGCGATACCTTCCGCATGCTGCACCGGCAGGGCGTGTTCATCGAGGCCAAGCCTTTCGCCGTAGGTTTCCGCATCGAACACCCGCAGGGCATGATCGACCAGGCGCGCCTGGGCAAGTACGCCGGCCATCCGGAGCTCGGCGCCGCCGACTACAAACTGGTGCATCACGCCAAAAATGGCCGCGCCGTCTACAGCTTCTGCATGTGCCCCGGCGGCACTGTGGTGGCGGCCACTTCCGAGCCAGGGCGAGTCGTTACCAACGGCATGAGCCAGTACTCCCGCAACGAGCGCAATGCGAATGCCGGCATCGTCGTCGGTATCAACCCGGAGCAGGATTTCCCGGGAGGCCCGCTGGCCGGAGTGGAATTGCAGGAGCGCCTGGAATCCCGCGCCTATGAGTTGGGCGGCAGCGATTACTGTGCGCCCGCGCAACTGGTGGGCGACTTTATTCGCAGAGTGCCGTCGACCGAATTTGGCGAGGTAGAACCCTCCTACAAACCTGGCGTGCGCCTGGGCGATCTTGCGCCCTCGCTGCCGGAGTATGCGATCGAGGCCATCCGTGAGGCGCTGCCGGCATTTGGCAAGCAGATACGCGGTTTTGATCGCGATGACGCGGTGCTCACCGGTATCGAAACCCGCACCTCCTCCCCGGTCCGTATCACCCGCGACAACGAGACATTGCAAAGTCTCAACCTGCGCGGCCTGTATCCGGCCGGTGAAGGCGCCGGTTATGCGGGGGGCATTTTGTCGGCAGGCGTGGATGGCATCAAAGTCGCCGAAGCGTTGGCCAAGTCGCTTCTGTCTGAAATAAAAAAGACCGAAGTGCAGACAAACTGA
- the rlmE gene encoding 23S rRNA (uridine(2552)-2'-O)-methyltransferase RlmE codes for MKRSKSSRRWLDEHVNDPYVKQAQKDGLRSRSSYKLIELNEKDKLIRPGMLVMDLGSAPGGWSQVAAGLVGEKGRVLATDILPMDGLENVDFIQGDFTEEAVFQQILDQLDGKQPDLIVSDIAPNISGVAAADQASSMYLVELTLDMVRQVLKPNGNYVVKVFQGEGSDEFLKDVRTSFEKVVIRKPEASRPRSREVYLVGKGFKG; via the coding sequence ATGAAACGATCCAAAAGCAGCCGCCGCTGGCTGGATGAACACGTCAACGATCCCTACGTCAAACAGGCTCAGAAAGACGGCTTGCGCTCCCGTTCCAGCTACAAGCTGATTGAGCTGAACGAGAAGGACAAGCTGATACGCCCCGGTATGCTGGTCATGGATCTTGGCTCCGCCCCCGGCGGCTGGTCGCAGGTAGCCGCAGGTCTTGTGGGCGAAAAGGGACGGGTTCTGGCCACCGACATTCTGCCGATGGACGGGCTGGAAAACGTCGACTTCATTCAGGGCGACTTCACCGAAGAGGCTGTGTTCCAGCAGATTCTCGACCAGCTCGACGGCAAGCAGCCCGATCTGATTGTTTCCGACATAGCCCCCAATATCAGCGGCGTCGCTGCCGCCGACCAGGCATCTTCGATGTACCTGGTCGAACTCACCCTCGATATGGTCCGGCAAGTGCTCAAGCCCAATGGAAACTATGTGGTCAAGGTCTTCCAGGGCGAAGGCTCCGACGAATTCCTGAAGGACGTTCGCACCTCGTTCGAGAAGGTGGTGATACGCAAACCAGAGGCGTCGCGGCCGCGGTCGAGGGAGGTTTATCTCGTGGGGAAGGGGTTCAAAGGATAA
- a CDS encoding GlxA family transcriptional regulator yields MAESDTIDSFTAMPSPLQIGLLLFPGCMPAGLLAFADMLHATNRRTGLCLFETHFVGVHSGPVECAHSLVLQATHAIADRALDAILIPGFWAESPQHVEAALTANADLLAALARLGKRCKVWSYCVGVCLAAASGCLNGQPATVTWWLADTLLKRYPKVGWQSERNSIFNERNATASGVNGYLPIAQSLIEQHVSAEIFRDLTRLMVLPRPAQSHDAFQAISLIEQPSPLLRRMHALVERLPAEQITLQKLADELGTSERTLARKVRSEIGVAAGSYARRIKLGQAGERLTLTSAPISTISAELGFSSDSNMRRMFKELTGFTPAQYRQRFARY; encoded by the coding sequence ATGGCAGAATCAGACACAATTGATTCATTTACCGCCATGCCCAGCCCTCTTCAGATCGGCCTTCTCCTCTTCCCCGGCTGCATGCCGGCAGGGCTGCTCGCCTTTGCCGACATGCTGCATGCCACCAATCGGCGAACCGGGCTCTGCCTCTTCGAAACGCACTTTGTTGGTGTGCACAGCGGCCCGGTCGAATGTGCGCACAGCCTGGTCCTGCAAGCCACGCATGCCATTGCCGACCGTGCGCTCGACGCAATCCTGATACCTGGCTTCTGGGCGGAATCCCCGCAGCATGTCGAGGCGGCCCTGACTGCCAATGCCGACCTCCTGGCCGCCCTGGCAAGACTCGGCAAGCGCTGCAAAGTGTGGAGCTACTGCGTGGGCGTCTGCTTGGCCGCCGCCAGCGGATGTCTCAATGGTCAACCGGCGACCGTGACCTGGTGGCTGGCGGACACCCTGCTCAAGCGCTATCCCAAGGTCGGCTGGCAGAGCGAGAGAAACAGCATATTTAACGAACGCAACGCCACCGCGAGTGGGGTCAACGGCTACCTGCCGATCGCCCAGTCGCTGATCGAGCAGCACGTCAGCGCCGAAATATTCCGCGACCTCACCAGGCTGATGGTGCTCCCGCGCCCCGCGCAGTCGCATGACGCTTTCCAGGCCATCAGCCTCATCGAACAACCCAGTCCGCTACTGCGGCGAATGCACGCGCTAGTGGAAAGGCTGCCCGCCGAGCAGATCACCCTTCAAAAGCTGGCGGACGAACTGGGCACGTCCGAACGTACGCTGGCACGCAAGGTCAGGAGCGAAATAGGAGTCGCCGCCGGTAGCTACGCGCGTCGTATCAAACTAGGCCAGGCCGGCGAACGCCTCACCCTGACCTCAGCTCCTATCAGTACGATCAGTGCCGAACTGGGCTTCAGCAGCGACTCCAACATGCGCAGGATGTTCAAGGAGCTGACCGGTTTCACTCCAGCGCAATATCGACAGCGCTTTGCTCGCTATTAG
- a CDS encoding MBL fold metallo-hydrolase — protein MKIQQIRNATIILELGPHRILVDPMLARKGALPPLRVFSARQRNPLVELPDSAAQALESVTHCLITHCQKGHFDHLDRAAKRWLRERQIPVICTPHDAPYLAARGLNVQPLPEDHEAPSPFLGGWIRTVRCTHGEGLIGKLMEHGVGYLIEVSGEPSLYLAGDTLLTPTVRELVLQHQPRISVVPAGGARFDVGNDIIMGVDDVLEFTRLSLGTVVANHLEAISHCPVTREGLADAATEADVAHRLLIPADGQVLDLS, from the coding sequence ATGAAGATTCAGCAGATCCGCAACGCGACGATCATTCTCGAACTGGGTCCCCATCGCATCCTTGTTGATCCGATGCTTGCACGCAAAGGCGCGCTTCCCCCGCTACGGGTGTTTTCCGCGCGGCAGAGAAACCCACTGGTCGAGCTGCCGGATTCGGCAGCGCAAGCACTCGAGTCTGTGACCCACTGCCTGATCACGCACTGCCAGAAAGGGCACTTTGATCACCTGGACCGGGCGGCCAAGCGTTGGCTGAGGGAACGGCAGATTCCGGTCATCTGCACGCCACATGACGCGCCATATCTGGCGGCGCGGGGCCTTAACGTCCAGCCGCTGCCGGAGGATCACGAGGCGCCGAGCCCGTTCCTGGGCGGTTGGATTCGCACGGTCCGCTGTACCCACGGGGAGGGCCTGATCGGCAAGCTGATGGAGCATGGCGTCGGCTATCTGATCGAAGTATCCGGTGAGCCCAGCCTCTATTTGGCGGGCGACACGTTGCTGACGCCCACCGTTCGCGAGCTCGTGCTGCAGCATCAGCCTCGGATCAGCGTTGTTCCTGCCGGCGGGGCGCGCTTCGACGTCGGCAACGACATCATCATGGGCGTGGATGACGTGCTCGAGTTCACTCGACTGAGCCTCGGGACCGTTGTCGCGAATCACCTTGAAGCCATCAGTCATTGTCCCGTCACTCGTGAGGGGCTGGCTGATGCGGCGACCGAGGCTGATGTCGCGCACCGGTTGCTCATTCCAGCCGATGGGCAGGTACTGGACTTGAGTTAG
- a CDS encoding peptidylprolyl isomerase has product MARATARHILVSTEAKCNELKAAIEAGADFAEVAKQHSTCPSSRDGGNLGSFGRGQMVKEFDAVVFSAPLNVVQGPVKTQFGYHLLEVTSRQD; this is encoded by the coding sequence ATGGCACGCGCCACCGCCCGCCACATCCTGGTTTCCACCGAAGCCAAGTGCAACGAACTCAAAGCCGCCATCGAAGCCGGCGCCGACTTCGCCGAAGTCGCCAAGCAACACTCCACCTGCCCCTCCAGCCGCGACGGCGGCAACCTCGGCTCCTTTGGCCGCGGCCAGATGGTCAAGGAATTCGACGCCGTCGTATTCAGCGCCCCGCTGAACGTGGTGCAAGGCCCGGTGAAGACCCAGTTCGGCTACCACCTGCTGGAAGTCACCAGCCGCCAGGACTGA
- a CDS encoding LysR substrate-binding domain-containing protein, with protein sequence MKRLPPLPALHTFLVTAQCCNFTRAAELLHLTQGAVSRQISGLESHLGYPLFQRQARGLSLTAQGRELLPRIQQVFTLIDEAVEQVGAKREALQLKAPTCVMRWLLPRLMQWQAERPDVPVELTTTVQYGVDFRREEFDAAVIYGTQPGTAQVAHHLFDEQLTPVCSQQLMDGPVPLTSAADLARHTLLHPTRDDQDWKTWLLAAGATLHKLGSGHHFDTLDLALSVAAQGNGVALGDWALIGEDLATGRLVAPFELKVPTGGAYFLVYPERPGPSPQLRELVEWLTAQAHAH encoded by the coding sequence ATGAAACGCCTCCCGCCGCTGCCTGCGCTGCATACCTTCCTGGTCACCGCCCAATGCTGCAACTTCACCCGCGCCGCCGAACTGCTGCACCTCACCCAGGGCGCCGTGAGCCGGCAGATCTCCGGGCTGGAAAGCCACCTGGGCTACCCGCTGTTCCAGCGCCAGGCGCGAGGGCTCAGCCTCACCGCCCAGGGGCGTGAGCTGCTGCCACGCATTCAGCAGGTCTTCACCCTGATCGATGAGGCCGTCGAACAAGTCGGCGCAAAGCGCGAAGCCCTGCAACTCAAGGCCCCCACCTGCGTGATGCGCTGGCTCCTGCCGCGCCTGATGCAATGGCAGGCCGAACGCCCGGACGTGCCGGTGGAGCTGACCACCACCGTGCAGTACGGCGTGGATTTCCGCCGTGAAGAGTTCGACGCCGCAGTGATCTACGGCACCCAGCCCGGCACCGCCCAGGTCGCCCACCACCTGTTCGATGAACAGCTCACACCCGTGTGTTCCCAGCAACTGATGGACGGCCCCGTGCCGCTCACCAGCGCCGCCGACCTGGCCCGGCACACCCTGCTGCACCCGACCCGCGATGACCAGGACTGGAAAACCTGGCTCCTGGCCGCCGGTGCAACCCTCCACAAGCTCGGTAGCGGGCACCACTTCGACACCCTCGACCTGGCCCTGTCCGTCGCGGCCCAGGGCAATGGTGTAGCCCTGGGCGACTGGGCGCTGATCGGCGAAGACCTCGCGACCGGCCGCCTGGTGGCGCCCTTCGAGCTCAAGGTGCCCACGGGTGGCGCCTACTTCCTGGTCTACCCCGAGCGCCCCGGTCCCAGCCCGCAACTGCGCGAACTGGTGGAGTGGCTGACCGCCCAGGCGCATGCGCACTGA
- a CDS encoding aldehyde dehydrogenase family protein: MQNTLPTYTETLAGVYIDGQWLTGGAELAVINPATEEHLATLGTGDAASVEQAVQAAGNAFPAWARSSGAERGAVLRRIAEGVRQRRETLIQLQSANNGKPLFEAAIDVDDVIGTFEYYAGLAEGLDAQQDRPIELPTEDFAARLRREPYGVVGLIVPWNFPMVTTAWKLAPALAAGCTVVLKPSEVTPLPELELARIIHEAGLPAGVLNIVCGTGLAVGAPLSSHPKVAKVSFTGSNAVGVQVMQRAAETVKGVSLELGGKSSLLVLQDADLELAVELACGGAFFNAGQMCSATSRVLVAEPLVADFLARVQARAEATKVGDPFSEGVEMGALVNQAQYQRVRGHIERGIASGARLVCGGERPAELERGYFLRPTVFADVPQDSALWNEEIFGPVLCVRSFATEEEAIELANDSEFGLVASVVSRNLEAAERVANGLQAGMVWINSPQVIFPQTAWGGYKQSSIGRELGPWGLSAFQEIKHVVRAV; encoded by the coding sequence ATGCAGAACACGCTCCCGACCTACACCGAAACCCTCGCAGGCGTTTATATCGATGGCCAGTGGCTGACCGGCGGCGCCGAGCTTGCGGTGATCAACCCGGCCACCGAAGAACACTTGGCGACGCTTGGCACCGGTGACGCCGCCAGTGTCGAGCAGGCTGTGCAGGCCGCCGGCAACGCCTTCCCGGCCTGGGCCCGCAGCAGCGGTGCCGAGCGCGGTGCTGTGCTGCGCCGTATTGCCGAGGGTGTGCGTCAGCGCCGCGAAACCCTGATCCAGCTGCAGTCCGCCAACAACGGCAAGCCGTTGTTCGAGGCAGCCATCGATGTGGACGATGTGATCGGCACCTTCGAGTACTACGCCGGCCTGGCCGAAGGCCTCGATGCCCAGCAGGACCGCCCGATCGAGCTGCCCACCGAAGACTTCGCCGCGCGTCTGCGCCGTGAGCCCTATGGTGTCGTGGGCCTGATCGTGCCCTGGAACTTCCCCATGGTGACCACCGCCTGGAAACTCGCCCCGGCCCTGGCCGCCGGTTGCACCGTGGTGCTCAAGCCCTCTGAAGTGACGCCGCTGCCGGAACTGGAACTGGCGCGCATCATCCATGAAGCCGGCTTGCCGGCTGGTGTGCTCAACATTGTGTGCGGCACCGGCCTGGCGGTTGGCGCGCCTCTGTCGTCCCACCCGAAGGTGGCCAAGGTGTCCTTCACCGGCAGCAATGCCGTGGGTGTGCAGGTGATGCAGCGCGCGGCGGAAACCGTGAAGGGCGTCAGCCTGGAGCTGGGCGGCAAGTCGTCGCTGCTGGTGCTGCAGGACGCCGACCTGGAGCTGGCGGTTGAGCTCGCTTGTGGTGGTGCATTCTTCAATGCCGGGCAGATGTGCTCGGCCACCAGCCGCGTGCTGGTTGCCGAGCCGTTGGTGGCGGATTTCCTGGCGCGGGTGCAGGCCCGTGCTGAGGCCACCAAGGTGGGTGACCCCTTCAGTGAGGGGGTGGAGATGGGCGCCCTGGTGAACCAGGCGCAATACCAGCGGGTGCGTGGCCACATCGAGCGCGGCATTGCCTCCGGTGCGCGCCTGGTGTGCGGTGGCGAGCGTCCGGCGGAATTGGAGCGCGGCTACTTCCTGAGGCCTACCGTGTTCGCCGATGTGCCGCAGGACAGCGCCCTGTGGAACGAGGAGATCTTCGGCCCGGTGCTTTGCGTACGCAGCTTCGCCACAGAGGAAGAGGCTATCGAACTGGCGAACGACAGCGAATTCGGCCTGGTGGCCAGCGTGGTGAGCCGCAACCTCGAAGCGGCTGAGCGCGTGGCCAATGGCCTGCAGGCCGGCATGGTGTGGATCAACTCGCCGCAGGTGATCTTCCCGCAGACCGCCTGGGGTGGTTACAAGCAGAGCAGCATCGGCCGCGAGCTCGGCCCGTGGGGTCTCTCCGCCTTCCAGGAAATCAAGCACGTGGTACGGGCGGTCTGA
- a CDS encoding ABC transporter substrate-binding protein, whose amino-acid sequence MGEHDLSRRNFIKTVGVASVAAATLSMPFIRASASDTRFQGKTLRLLTWSDDTGLAALRNIAATFEAKTGAKVIADRTGSTSEMVAKLKAGGDRPQYDIITLAGVGAEGLATAGLLEKPDLNRIPNLKDVPAQYQTGANGHGIGYLLWCNSLVYNTRTVKDVPDSYAALWDPAYEGRLFLPPPNWTEAMDLIIIAAKLAGGDVHNIEPGFKKLEELKDRVMTLGENPNQIAELFRTNSLDMGGLYAPAFFPKQIRDPAYSLGATFGMKEGFYTDLMLSVMPKHRPGDTDLAYAFLDHSLDPLVQGKMAEDIFNGPVNAKAIISAEARKSPFILTPEQIAEKAIMHDNAFLATVHDQWIRRYTEIFSS is encoded by the coding sequence ATGGGCGAGCATGATCTGAGCAGAAGAAATTTCATCAAGACGGTAGGTGTCGCTTCGGTGGCCGCCGCCACCTTGTCGATGCCGTTTATCCGGGCCAGCGCCAGCGATACCCGCTTCCAGGGCAAGACCCTGCGACTGCTGACCTGGTCGGACGACACCGGGCTTGCGGCACTGCGCAACATCGCGGCCACCTTCGAGGCCAAGACCGGCGCCAAGGTGATCGCCGACCGCACTGGCAGCACCTCGGAAATGGTCGCCAAGCTGAAGGCCGGTGGTGATCGTCCGCAGTACGACATCATCACCCTCGCCGGGGTGGGCGCCGAAGGCCTGGCCACTGCCGGGCTGCTGGAAAAACCCGACCTCAACCGCATTCCCAACCTGAAGGACGTGCCCGCCCAGTACCAGACTGGCGCCAACGGCCACGGCATCGGCTACCTGCTGTGGTGCAACAGCCTGGTCTACAACACGCGCACCGTGAAGGACGTACCGGACAGCTATGCCGCGCTCTGGGACCCGGCCTACGAAGGCCGCCTGTTCCTGCCGCCGCCGAACTGGACCGAGGCCATGGACCTGATCATCATCGCGGCCAAACTGGCCGGTGGTGACGTGCACAACATCGAGCCGGGCTTCAAGAAGCTGGAAGAGCTGAAGGACCGCGTGATGACCCTGGGCGAGAACCCCAACCAGATCGCCGAGCTGTTCCGCACCAACTCCCTGGACATGGGCGGCCTCTACGCCCCGGCGTTCTTCCCCAAGCAAATCCGCGACCCCGCCTACAGCCTGGGCGCCACCTTCGGCATGAAGGAAGGCTTCTACACCGACCTGATGCTCTCGGTCATGCCCAAGCACCGTCCGGGCGATACGGACCTCGCCTACGCCTTCCTCGACCATTCGCTGGACCCGCTGGTGCAGGGCAAGATGGCCGAAGACATCTTCAACGGCCCGGTCAACGCCAAGGCGATCATCTCTGCCGAGGCGCGCAAGAGCCCCTTCATCCTCACGCCGGAACAGATCGCAGAGAAGGCGATCATGCACGACAACGCCTTCCTCGCCACGGTCCACGACCAGTGGATTCGCCGCTACACGGAAATCTTCTCTTCCTGA
- a CDS encoding ABC transporter permease yields the protein MEHIDLTEPVGAAPLRPTKAVSPTVRAWLFLTPSMLFLAVLVAASLLVLRMSIGEKGAEWSGFSLASYAQLAEPYYLKSLLLTLRLALFSALIAVALAIPVSYCMSRLQSPFLRRVFLAAVLLPLLVNLLLQSYGWLVILGPAGMLNQALMGLGLIDRPIMLLYNQTGVLMGLVQTAFPLAVLPIASAMRGVSRTYEEAAATLGASRVRVFCQVVLPMSLPGIFTGATLVFAYNASSFVVPLLLGGRRVPMLAVMVHDQIAPLMNWPAASAAGVVLIVTTLAIMTFSEYVTGRRRRMLEASQ from the coding sequence ATGGAACACATTGATCTGACCGAACCGGTCGGCGCGGCACCTCTGCGCCCGACAAAGGCGGTTTCCCCTACTGTGCGGGCCTGGCTCTTCCTGACTCCTTCTATGCTGTTCCTGGCCGTGCTGGTGGCCGCCAGCCTGCTGGTGCTGCGCATGAGCATCGGCGAGAAGGGTGCGGAGTGGAGCGGGTTCAGCCTGGCCAGCTATGCCCAACTGGCCGAGCCCTACTACCTGAAATCCCTGTTGCTGACCTTGCGCCTGGCGCTCTTCAGTGCGCTGATCGCGGTGGCCCTGGCGATCCCGGTGAGCTATTGCATGTCGCGCCTGCAGTCGCCATTCCTGCGCCGGGTGTTCCTGGCCGCGGTGCTCCTGCCGTTGCTGGTGAACCTGCTGCTGCAAAGCTACGGCTGGCTGGTGATCCTCGGTCCGGCCGGCATGCTCAACCAGGCATTGATGGGGCTGGGGCTGATCGACCGACCGATAATGCTGCTCTACAACCAGACCGGCGTGTTGATGGGGCTGGTGCAGACGGCCTTCCCGCTGGCGGTGTTGCCCATCGCCAGCGCCATGCGCGGCGTGTCGCGCACCTACGAAGAGGCGGCCGCGACCCTGGGCGCCAGCCGCGTGCGGGTGTTCTGCCAGGTGGTATTGCCGATGAGCCTGCCGGGTATTTTCACCGGCGCCACCCTGGTGTTCGCCTACAACGCCAGTAGCTTCGTGGTGCCGCTGCTGCTCGGTGGGCGGCGCGTGCCGATGCTGGCGGTGATGGTGCATGACCAGATCGCGCCGCTGATGAACTGGCCCGCGGCTTCCGCCGCCGGCGTGGTGCTGATCGTTACCACCCTGGCGATCATGACCTTTTCCGAGTACGTCACTGGCCGTCGCCGCCGCATGCTGGAGGCTTCGCAATGA